In the genome of Colletotrichum lupini chromosome 8, complete sequence, one region contains:
- a CDS encoding sulfate adenylyltransferase: MAAKEWTRNVINVHGIEKELEQGISPAAGGRQPTTAQPIDADQRDRNGPSRDTIFLYEIYKLLDKLLSKAYPKDRVHVGLASIPNTTEVLQRAACRHRDNLNGAQEAITVFYNTDLTYVSSLGPLLLASSSRNCNFDNVSAACPVASGTKLSCNGALSGVGTRVERGAGSLMIDIGAYQATFGGNSLRWYRKFLRYSKKPLLSSSTQCYYQYPSRRQKDAGTPSRDIAKQRPHGFMDLPGSVSGSDMQQHGEEQTFSAATHRDPVSFRTAWDGMGWDLTRGLQRANIASNFYLGQRGIRTAPAAHLSNTRKADLTPGTSDNSLTLSLSFYSLSRLFSCLFYFIRESPPIYLFIPNIPFTTRSCRLNSFFALSSKTYTMANSPHGGVLKDLFARDAPRQSELLAEADKLPSLLLTERHLCDLELILNGGFSPLEGTWCLLPALLLLLSAGCCCGGCPPSASVARRGGTDCGGISIGFMTEKDYNGVVKDNRLADGALFSMPITLDVSQQQIDTLSIKPGARITLRDLRDDRNLAILTVEDVYKPDRVKEAIEVFGSDDDTHPGVKHLFNNTNDFYVGGKLEAIQRLAHYDFLDLRFTPAELRQHFEKLGWNKVVAFQTRNPMHRAHRELTVRAARSQQANVLIHPVVGMTKPGDIDHFTRVRVYKALLPRYPNGMAALALLPLAMRMGGPREAIWHAIIRKNHGATHFIVGRDHAGPGKNKNGKDHYGPYDAQVAVQKYSDELGITMVEFQEMIYIPDRDEYQPANEIAPGTHTANISGTELRNRLKTGKEIPAWFSYPEVVKVLREQNPLPAQKGFTIFLTGLLNSGKDQIAKALQVTLNQGGGRSVSLLLGETVRHELSSELGFSREDRDKNVGRIAFVASELTRAGAAVIAAPIAPFDEARQKARELVEKAGPFFLVHVATPLEYAEKTDKRGIYQKARNGDIKGFTGVDDPYEAPAKADLVVNLEQQTVRSIVHQIVLLLESQGLLDRL, translated from the exons ATGGCGGCCAAGGAGTGGACACGGAATGTCATCAATGTCCACGGCATAGAGAAAGAGCTGGAGCAAGGGATCTCG CCGGCAGCCGGGGGCCGGCAACCGACAACCGCGCAGCCGATCGACGCGGAC CAAAGAGATCGAAACGGTCCAAGTCGAGACACGATATTCTTGTACGAGATCTACAAGCTTTTAGATAAGCTGCTGTCAAAAGCCTATCCAAAGGATCGGGTCCACGTTGGACTGGCCAGCATACC AAACACAACGGAAGTTCTGCAAAGAGCGGCATGTCGCCATCGTGACAATCTGAATGGCGCGCAAGAGGCCATCACGGTCTTCTACAATACAGATTTGACATACGTCTCGAGTCTTGGAC CCCTTCTGTTGGCGAGCTCTTCAAG GAATTGCAACTTTGACAACGTCTCTGCGGCTTGTCCTGTAGCTTCTGGCACGAAATTGTCTTGCAATGGCGCGTTGTCGGGAGTCGGGACGAGGGTAGAACGTGGCGCAGGGTCCCTGATGATTGATATCGGGGCTTATCAAGCCACATTTGGCGGG AACTCATTGCGCTGGTATCGCAAGTTTCTACGCTATTCCAAGAAGCCTCTGCTTTCCTCTTCGACGCAAT GTTATTACCAATACCCGTCCCGACGCCAAAAAGATGCCGGAACACCGAGCCGCGACATTGCAAAACAGCGACCCCACGGCTTCATGGATCTCCCAGGGTCAGTCTCCGGGTCAGACATGCAACAGCATGGAGAAGAGCAGACTTTTTCCGCGGCTACGCACCGCGACCCAGTCTCTTTTCGGACGGcatgggatgggatgggatgggaccTTACG AGAGGGCTACAAAGAGCCAACATTG CCTCCAATTTTTACCTTGGGCAACGGGGTATCCGTACAGCACCAGCAGCGCACCTCAGCAACACACGCAAGGCCGACTTGACGCCGGGAACGAGCGACAATTCTCTCACTTTGTCTCTGTCCTTCT ATTCCCTCTCCCGCTTGTTCTCCTGTCTCTTCTACTTCATCCGTGAATCCCCTCCcatctacctttttatacccaATATTCCCTTTACAACGAGAAGCTGCAGGCTCAATTCGTT CTTCGCGCTTTCTTCAAAGACATACACAATGGCCAACTCTCCCCACGGCGGTGTCCTCAAGGACCTTTTCGCGCGCGATGCGCCCCGCCAGTCTGAGCTGTTAGCCGAGGCCGACAAGCTCCCTTCTCTCCTGTTGACCGAGCGTCACCTCTGCGATCTTGAGCTGATCCTCAACGGTGGCTTCTCTCCTCTCGAAGGTACGTGGTGTTTACTGCCCGCGTTGTTGCTGCTACTTTCTgctggctgctgctgcggcggTTGCCCCCCTTCTGCATCCGTTGCGCGACGAGG CGGGACTGACTGTGGTGGCATCTCTATAGGTTTCATGACCGAGAAGGACTACAATGG AGTCGTCAAGGACAACCGTCTCGCCGATGGCGCTCTCTTCTCCATGCCCATCACCCTCGATGTCTCCCAGCAGCAGATCGACACCCTCTCCATCAAGCCCGGTGCGCGCATCACCCTCCGCGACCTTAGAGACGACCGCAACCTTGCCATCCTTACCGTTGAGGATGTCTACAAGCCCGACAG AGTCAAGGAGGCCATTGAGGTCTTTGGCAGCGACGACGACACCCACCCCGGTGTGAAGCACCTCTTCAACAATACCAACGACTTTTACGTTGGCGGTAAGCTCGAGGCTATCCAGCGTCTTGCTCACTACGACTTCCTCGACCTCAGAT TCACTCCCGCCGAGTTGAGACAGCACTTTGAGAAGCTCGGCTGGAACAAGGTCGTCGCTTTCCAGACTCGCAACCCCATGCACCGCGCCCACAGAGAGCTCACTGTCCGCGCCGCCCGCTCCCAACAAGCCAACGTCCTTATCCACCCCGTCGTCGGCATGACCAAGCCCGGTGACATTGACCACTTCACCCGTGTCCGCGTTTACAAGGCCCTCCTCCCCAGATACCCCAACGGCATGGCCGCCCTGGCCCTGCTACCCCTGGCCATGCGCATGGGCGGTCCCCGCGAGGCCATCTGGCACGCCATCATCCGCAAGAACCACGGCGCCACGCACTTCATTGTCGGCCGTGACCACGCCGGCCCCGGCAAGAACAAGAACGGCAAGGACCACTACGGCCCGTACGACGCCCAGGTCGCCGTCCAGAAGTACTCTGACGAGCTCGGCATCACCATGGTCGAGTTCCAGGAGATGATTTACATCCCCGACCGCGACGAGTACCAGCCCGCCAACGAGATCGCTCCTGGCACTCACACCGCCAACATCTCTGGTACCGAGCTCCGCAACCGCCTCAAGACCGGCAAGGAGATTCCCGCGTGGTTCTCCTACCCCGAGGTCGTCAAGGTCCTGCGCGAGCAGAACCCCCTCCCCGCCCAAAAGGGCTTCACCATCTTCCTCACCGGCCTGCTCAACAGCGGAAAGGACCAGATCGCAAAGGCCCTTCAAGTCACGCTTAACCAGGGCGGCGGCCGCTCCGtctccctcctcctcggcgAGACTGTCCGCCACGAGCTCTCCTCCGAGCTCGGCTTCAGCCGCGAGGACCGCGACAAGAACGTTGGCCGCATCGCCTTCGTCGCCTCCGAGCTCACCCGCGCCGGCGCCGCCGTCATTGCTGCGCCCATTGCGCCATTCGACGAGGCCCGCCAGAAGGCGCGCGAGCTGGTCGAGAAGGCCGGCCCCTTCTTCCTCGTGCACGTCGCCACCCCGCTCGAGTACGCCGAGAAGACGGACAAGCGCGGCATCTACCAGAAGGCGCGCAACGGCGACATCAAGGGCTTCACCGGTGTTGACGACCCGTACGAGGCGCCCGCCAAGGCCGACCTCGTCGTCAACCTCGAGCAGCAGACGGTCCGCTCCATTGTTCACCAGATTGTCCTGCTCCTCGAGAGCCAGGGTCTCCTGGACCGTTTGTAA
- a CDS encoding aldo/keto reductase, with protein MLVLFSRTLSHIKLPRPRILIQKLSQHQHRQPLLSRHYIHSATVKMASQTFKLNSGYEIPAVALGTWQSAPGEVTKAVSYSLSVGYKAIDGAYCYANEDEVGAGLKEAFANGVKREDIFVVTKLWATYTIGDDKVKEGLEKSLKSLGLDYVDLFLVHWPVAMNPNGNHDRFPTKPDGSRDIIHSHSHVDTWKSVEKLLDTGKVRSIGVCNYSVKYLEELLPQAKVVPAVNQIENHPSLPQQEIVDYCKEKGIHIMAYSPLGSTGGPLLTAAPVVKIAEKRGVSAGTVLLSYHVARGSTVIAKSVTESRIKSNLEIVKLDDEDLKELRAYSDDLTAKKELKRYVYPPFGIDFGFPDKS; from the exons ATGCTTGTTCTATTCTCCAGAACGCTCTCCCACATCAAGTTACCCCGCCCCCGCATTCTCATCCAGAAGTTGTCGCAACATCAACATCGCCAACCCCTCCTCAGTAGACATTACATCCACTCAGCAACAGTCAAGATGGCTTCCCAGACTTTCAAGTTGAACTCAGGATACGAGATCCCCGCTGTGGCTCTTG GTACCTGGCAATCCGCCCCCGGCGAGGTCACAAAGGCCGTCTCCTACTCCCTCTCAGTCGGCTACAAGGCCATTGACGGCGCCTACTGCTACGCCAACGAAGATGAGGTCGGTGCCGGCCTCAAGGAGGCTTTCGCCAACGGCGTCAAGCGCGAGGACATCTTTGTCGTCACCAAGCTGTGGGCCACCTACACCATTGGCGACGACAAGGTCAAGGAGGGCCTGGAGAAGAGCTTGAAGAGCCTGGGTCTCGACTacgtcgacctcttcctcgtc CACTGGCCCGTCGCAATGAACCCCAACGGCAACCACGACAGGTTCCCCACCAAGCCCGACGGCTCCCGCGACATCATCCACAGCCACTCCCACGTCGACACCTGGAAGTCTGTCGAGAAGCTCCTCGACACGGGCAAGGTCCGCTCCATCGGCGTCTGCAACTACAGCGTCAAATACCTCGAAGAGCTCCTCCCGCAGGCCAAGGTCGTGCCCGCCGTCAACCAGATCGAGAACCACCCGAGCCTGCCCCAGCAGGAGATCGTCGACTACTGCAAGGAGAAGGGCATTCACATCATGGCCTACAGCCCGCTCGGCTCCACGGGTGGTCCCCTGCTGACCGCGGCGCCCGTCGTCAAGATTGCCGAGAAGCGCGGCGTCAGCGCCGGTACCGTCCTGTTGAGCTACCACGTCGCGCGCGGCAGCACCGTGATTGCAAAGTCGGTGACGGAGAGCCGGATCAAGTCCAACTTGGAGATTGTTAAGCTCGATGATGAGGATCTGAAGGAGCTGCGGGCGTACTCTGACGATTTGACGGCCAAGAAGGAGCTGAAGCGCTACGTGTACCCGCCGTTTGGCATCGACTTTGGATTCCCGGATAAGTCGTAG
- a CDS encoding SNARE domain-containing protein, translating into MAVASIQDRTAEFKSVLAQAQRRQASSKVGAQRRSLLTDSQKAASDGDSRPRRSDFARQAAQIGRGISGTMAKLEKLATLARRRTLFDDRPVEINELTYIIKQDLSALNQQIGGLQVLTKQQHPKADQEGEHNKNVVFMLQGKLTDVSANFKDVLEERTKNIQASRSRTDNFISSVSQHTQPPLQQSASPLYGTPQRGTPSPGADLLSLNPPGDQQLLMMEEAQPQNTYIQERGAAIESIESTIAELGSIFGQLATMVSEQSEMIQRIDANTEDVVDNVQGAQRELLKYWGRVSSNRWLIAKMFGVLMIFFLLWVLIAG; encoded by the exons ATGGCGGTCGCATCGATACAGGACCGAACCGCCGAGTTCAAATCGGTCCTCGCTCAGGCGCAACGTCGACAGGCTTCCAGCAAGGTCGGCGCTCAACGACGATCACTCCTCACCGACTCCCAGAAAGCCGCAAGCGATGGCGACTCGCGACCCCGGCGCTCCGATTTTGCGCGCCAGGCGGCGCAAATCGGGAGAGGAATTTCGGGCACAATGGCAAAGTTGGAGAAGCTGGCAACAT TGGCGCGGCGCAGAACCCTGTTTGACGACCGACCAGTCGAGATCAACGAGCTCACATACATCATCAAGCAAGATTTGAGCGCCCTGAACCAGCAGATTGGAGGCCTTCAGGTCCTAACAAAGCAGCAACATCCAAAGGCTGACCAAGAGGGAGAACACAACAAGAATGTCGTCTTTATGCTGCAAGGCAAGCTGACGGACGTGTCGGCCAACTTCAAGGATGTCCTGGAGGAGAGAACCAAGAACATCCAGGCCTCAAGGTCCAGGACTGATAAC TTCATTTCGAGCGTTTCCCAGCACACGCAACCACCTCTCCAACAATCAGCATCGCCGCTGTACGGAACACCCCAACGGGGGACGCCGTCCCCAGGCGCAGATCTGCTGTCGCTGAATCCGCCAGGAGATCAGCAGCTTCTCATGATGGAAGAGGCGCAACCGCAAAACACATATATCCAGGAGAGAGGTGCTGCTATTGAAAGCATCGAATCCACTATCGCGGAGCTTGGATCT ATCTTTGGTCAGCTGGCGACGATGGTTTCGGAGCAGAGCGAGATGATCCAGCGCATCGATGCAAACACGGAAGACGTTGTCGACAACGTGCAAGGAGCACAAAGAG AACTTCTCAAGTATTGGGGTCGTGTTTCCAGCAACAGATGGCTCATTGCT AAAATGTTTGGTGTACTCATGATTTTCTTCCT ACTTTGGGTCCTCATTGCCGGTTAG
- a CDS encoding transient receptor potential ion channel, whose product MLPWIKMNGLGCFTGFNRSQCPIPVARVTRLPEQVFVPLSSAVRADAIHNPGAITPVPVSRFRPVSGRSSCKGKQSTTHSCSICPCPLTVCRFQARAHEMAFQTRHLAQALSSLLLLQNTPPASPSSLVSFYPRLYSYPVLDPDLIPPSPFCGLLESGFPVWLNHTPNPESHQRPAGPLILATAIILHLPPATTDPSRPYLAALLLRFFYARRQNTVDNPTTTISLAIFTTARLHYFSLDILVEAPQTPPSRLGQDPELSTIHQGTFCCFGKPTYDLPCPPSHLQTSTQPRHATQLNTYMSFAIASQHLHPSGIPAQEFPNRPVAPLRQPPTMARFGGSTSLAATLIVLFSFFATILAATETVYITGSDKDGNSKQLAVNRNPGLFTGDFGDCLGGQSLFNITKFDAAYYADNMTVQFHLDGTTNIRNESLMMHINVEAYGETRFEMNFNPCMANIASLCPLNASKPITAFAEFRLTPAQIDGIPSIALDIPDFEGSARIQIFANSSQTQIGCFQAVMRNGNSFSHPAAISSILGVFTLAAILASAATAMYGVSMPHIRTHYAHSLSVLVIFETYQTVFFSGALSVDWPSVLPAWWSNFGWAAGMIYSEKVINSIDGFAGVTGNASQVGGAGSTVINTGGGLVQQIYGRSLDTFSMSSDGAPVPNLVQRATRVYNTSNPYEYYWAGDPVAPGMPTPGKWIGFAGDLSALGIPAADAFTLGLIWWLVAIGLVAVSIAAFKFMLDLLARTKLIKQDRFLYFRNHLGGYLAVGVLRTLLISFSSLMTLALFQFNIRAPAGPTAIAAIIFIILLIGVGGLVAYACFFRLRLGKYEMGPDTIMFEQGKLFGSIPAVATTRASEIGEKETTAKRYGSLPFFKIRFIDDDPNRTTVHQDEVYIKRFGWLSARYRRTRWWFFACWLSYQFIRACFIGGGARSPLAQVYGLFVFEIIAFVVFVKLNPFEGQRNTSLAIWMLGITKIVTAGFSIAFLPAFAIGRILSTVFGIIIIVVQGFLVVAVLILIVLGAISSWMSLYRNREQFPEVLDGIRIKYYEHIQARATDLPPPPKPDPKIEEPREPPQPYFSVNNVRRTRKIEDDDEEDQVGDIIRPANASVVQFAPGTTTTRRTRTDSVSSRYSVGSLPRRARPHRTSWSSADFAEWDANNNADRPGSSLAHRSSFGHQRKVSHSGSQPDLGRSANNSPAPARSVSMTNNELRRLMTPTEELPEESVMTPGSMAEPETSTKHTDTAISPIHEKDEHEARKENASPVEEKPQKRSIFLTFTNFHEKQSLGVSGNAHLKKKKPLIFVMALMCGGQAGRSGRCSHLGTCTYLYGLWMSCRDKETKVSGTATYSSQLIRATRRVICAQRWDGLLRSWGMMASGIRAGEMVIRWGTCSFHLSSVVLSTVSPVETEGIPVPPSHATVTNYGGTFLDFYASTAPSTGQPYPIGTLNSTTRRMRVRAGIRDIVEEYKRDVECESPSSSREYQTNGGARGESLSDNACRRNIP is encoded by the exons ATGTTGCCTTGGATCAAGATGAATGGCCTGGGATGCTTCACAGGTTTCAATCGCTCGCAATGCCCAATACCAGTGGCCAGAGTGACCAGACTCCCAGAGCAGGTCTTCGTACCGCTAAGCAGCGCCGTGCGTGCTGATGCCATCCATAATCCCGGCGCCATTACCCCTGTCCCCGTATCCCGGTTTCGACCAGTTTCGGGCAGGTCGAGCTGCAAAGGAAAACAATCCACCACCCATTCGTGCTCCATCTGCCCTTGTCCGTTGACGGTTTGCCGGTTCCAGGCCAGGGCCCATGAAATGGCATTCCAAACCAGACATCTTGCCCAG GCCCTCTCCTCCCTTCTACTCCTACAGAATACTCCTCCTGCCTCTCCCAGCTCACTCGTCAGCTTCTACCCCAGACTATATTCGTATCCGGTTCTGGACCCTGACCTGATCCCGCCTTCGCCTT TCTGCGGCTTACTGGAGTCTGGCTTCCCTGTTTGGCTGAATCACACCCCAAATCCAGAATCACACCAGCGCCCTGCCGGTCCGCTCATCCTTGCC ACGGCCATTATCTTGCACTTGCCTCCCGCCACTACGGACCCTTCTCGCCCCTACCTTGCCGCTCTTCTCCTGAGGTTTTTCTACGCGCGCCGTCAAAACACAGTCGATAATCCAACAACAACAATTTCTCTAGCAATCTTCACGACAGCTCGGCTCCATTACTTC TCGCTCGACATCCTAGTCGAAGCACCCCAAACACCTCCATCTCGTCTCGGACAGGACCCTGAGCTCTCCACCATTCATCAAGGCACTTTCTGCTGCTTCGGGAAGCCCACTTACGATCTTCCGTGTCCTCCGAGCCACCTCCAAACTTCGACCCAGCCAAGGCATGCGACACAACTGAATACCTACATGTCTTTTGCCATTGCTTCTCAGCACTTG CATCCTTCGGGCATACCAGCCCAGGAGTTTCCGAATCGCCCGGTCGCTCCTTTGCGCCAACCGCCCACGATGGCCCGATTCGGAGGCTCGACTTCGCTCGCCGCGACCCTGATCGTTCTGTTCAGTTTCTTTGCTACGATCTTGGCAGCCACGGAAACTGTCTACATCACCGGCTCAGATAAAGATGGCAACAGCAAGCAGCTCGCGGTCAATCGCAATCCTGGCCTGTTCACTGGCGATTTTGGCGACTGTCTGGGAGGACAAAGTTTGTTCAACATTACAAAATTCGATGCCGCCTACTATGCCGACAACATGACCGTCCAGTTCCACTTGGACGGTACGACCAATATCAGAAACGAATCATTAATGA TGCATATCAACGTCGAAGCTT ATGGCGAGACAAGATTCGAGATGAACTTTAACCCCTGCATGGCCAACATCGCTAG TCTGTGCCCTCTGAACGCCAGCAAGCCCATCACTGCATTTGCAGAGTTCAGACTCACGCCTGCTCAGATCGACGGCATTCCTTCCATCGCCCTCGATATTCCCGATTTCGAAGGTTCTGCGCGCATCCAGATCTTTGCAAACTCGAGTCAGACGCAGATAGGTTGTTTCCAAGCCGTCATGCGGAACGGCAATAGCTTCTCCCACCCGGCCGCGATTTCATCGATACTGGGCGTGTTCACGCTCGCCGCGATCCTGGCTTCTGCAGCAACCGCCATGTATGGTGTTAGCATGCCTCATATTAGGACACACTACGCCCATTCTCTGTCAGTCCTGGTCATCTTCGAGACTTATCAGACCGTTTTCTTCTCGGGTGCCTTGTCCGTCGACTGGCCTAGCGTCCTCCCCGCCTGGTGGAGCAATTTTGGATGGGCCGCCGGCATGATATACAGCGAAAAGGTAATCAACTCGATCGACGGTTTCGCCGGCGTGACTGGTAATGCCAGCCAAGTAGGTGGTGCAGGATCGACCGTTATCAACACCGGGGGTGGCCTCGTCCAGCAAATTTATGGCCGCTCGCTCGACACTTTCTCGATGTCCAGCGATGGAGCGCCCGTTCCGAATCTCGTACAGCGAGCGACTAGGGTTTACAACACAAGCAATCCATACGAATACTACTGGGCGGGAGACCCCGTCGCTCCGGGCATGCCTACACCGGGCAAGTGGATTGGGTTCGCCGGAGACCTTTCTGCCCTGGGCATTCCGGCCGCCGATGCTTTCACACTTGGTCTTATCTGGTGGTTGGTGGCCATTGGACTGGTTGCCGTCTCCATCGCTGCGTTCAAGTTCATGCTCGACTTGCTTGCTCGGACAAAGCTGATCAAACAGGATCGCTTCTTGTACTTCCGCAACCACCTGGGCGGATATCTGGCAGTTGGTGTCCTGCGCACGCTGCTCATTTCGTTCTCCTCCTTGATGACCCTGGCGCTATTCCAATTCAATATTCGCGCGCCGGCCGGCCCGACAGCTATCGCCGCGATCATCTTCATCATCTTGCTCATTGGCGTTGGCGGCCTTGTAGCCTACGCATGTTTCTTCCGTCTCCGCCTCGGCAAGTATGAAATGGGCCCCGATACGATCATGTTCGAACAGGGCAAGCTCTTTGGTTCAATACCAGCGGTTGCAACAACGCGTGCCAGCGAAATTGGCGAAAAGGAAACCACCGCCAAACGTTACGGATCCCTCCCGTTCTTCAAGATCCGATTTATTGACGACGACCCAAACCGGACAACGGTCCACCAAGACGAGGTTTACATCAAACGTTTTGGTTGGCTATCGGCTCGTTACCGCCGGACCAGATGGTGGTTCTTCGCCTGCTGGCTAAGCTACCAATTCATTCGGGCCTGCTTCATTGGTGGCGGAGCACGAAGCCCCCTTGCCCAAGTTTATGGATTATTCGTCTTCGAGATCATCGCTTTCGTTGTCTTTGTCAAGCTCAACCCCTTCGAGGGCCAAAGAAACACTTCCTTGGCAATCTGGATGCTGGGCATCACAAAGATTGTCACTGCAGGATTTTCTATTGCCTTCTTACCCGCATTCGCCATTGGTCGCATCCTCTCTACGGTTTTCGGCATTATCATCATTGTCGTCCAAGGATTCCTTGTTGTTGCCGTCTTGATTCTTATTGTCCTAGGTGCCATATCATCATGGATGTCGCTTTACCGAAATCGCGAACAGTTCCCCGAAGTGCTGGATGGAATTCGCATCAAGTACTACGAGCATATCCAGGCTAGAGCCACTGACCTGCCGCCACCACCGAAACCAGATCCGAAGATTGAAGAGCCTCGGGAGCCACCGCAGCCATATTTCTCGGTCAACAATGTTCGCCGGACTCGCAAGATTGAGGACGATGACGAAGAAGACCAGGTTGGAGATATCATTCGGCCGGCCAATGCTTCAGTAGTACAATTTGCGCCAGGTACTACCACCACCCGACGAACCCGGACAGATAGTGTCAGCTCGCGCTACTCTGTTGGTAGTTTGCCGCGCCGCGCCAGACCACACCGCACTTCATGGAGTTCAGCTGATTTTGCTGAATGGGATGCCAACAATAATGCGGATCGGCCGGGATCATCGCTCGCACACCGCAGCAGCTTCGGTCATCAGCGCAAAGTGTCGCACTCTGGATCACAACCTGACCTCGGACGCTCCGCCAACAACTCGCCGGCGCCTGCAAGATCGGTGTCGATGACAAACAACGAGTTGCGCCGTCTCATGACTCCCACCGAGGAACTTCCAGAGGAGAGTGTAATGACACCCGGGAGCATGGCCGAGCCTGAGACCAGCACGAAACACACTGATACCGCCATCTCCCCCATCCACGAAAAAGACGAGCATGAAGCCAGGAAGGAGAATGCTTCTCCGGTTGAAGAAAAGCCCCAAAA ACGGTCAATATTTTTGACCTTTACGAACTTTCATGAGAAACAATCACTGGGCGTTAGCGGAAATGCTCAtttgaagaagaagaaacccCTTATCTTTGTAATGGCACTAATGTGTGGAGGACAGGCCGGCCGTTCCGGCCGTTGCTCACATCTTGGAACGTGCACATATTTGTATGGCCTCTGGATGAGCTGCA GAGATAAAGAGACAAAGGTAAGTGGCACCGCCACTTATTCATCCCAACTCATCCGCGCCACGAGAAGGGTAATTTGTGCTCAAAG ATGGGATGGATTGTTACGGAGTTGGGGAATGATGGCGAGTGGCATTCGAGCTGGTGAGATGGTTATCAGATGGGGTACATGTAGCTTTCACCTTTCTAGCGTGGTATTGTCGACTG TATCACCCGTTGAAACGGAGGGCATCCCAGTGCCGCCTAGCCACGCCACAGTCACCAATTACGGAGGAACATTCCTTGACTTCTACGCCTCGACGGCACCTAGTACCGGGCAGCCATACCCCATCGGAACTCTGAATTCGACTACTAGGCGGATGCGAGTGCGAGCCGG GATTAGAGATATTGTGGAAGAAT ATAAGAGAGACGTCGAGTGCGAGAGCCCGTCGTCATCTCGCGAATATCAGACGAATGGAGGGGCGCGGGGTGAAAGTCTATCCGATAACGCGTGTCGCAGAAACATCCCATAG